One genomic segment of Virgibacillus doumboii includes these proteins:
- the rpiB gene encoding ribose 5-phosphate isomerase B: protein MKVILTADHAGMTIRNEVKNLLDEMNIEYEDTGCSCETSVDYPDYALPAAERVANGEFNRGIFICGTGIGMSISANKVKGVRCALVHDVYSAQLTRQHNDSNVLAMGERVIGPGPAREIAKAWLETEFDGGRHANRIGKVTEYESKE from the coding sequence ATGAAAGTTATTTTAACAGCAGACCATGCGGGCATGACCATTCGTAATGAAGTGAAAAATCTGCTCGATGAGATGAATATTGAATATGAAGATACAGGCTGTTCATGTGAGACATCAGTGGATTACCCGGACTATGCACTGCCGGCAGCCGAACGTGTCGCCAATGGTGAGTTCAACCGCGGCATCTTTATTTGCGGTACGGGAATCGGCATGTCCATTTCTGCAAATAAGGTAAAGGGTGTCCGTTGTGCGCTCGTCCATGATGTTTACAGCGCGCAATTAACCCGTCAGCATAACGATTCCAACGTATTGGCCATGGGTGAACGTGTAATCGGACCGGGCCCGGCACGCGAAATTGCCAAAGCATGGCTTGAAACTGAATTTGATGGCGGCCGTCATGCAAACCGGATAGGCAAAGTTACCGAATACGAAAGTAAGGAATAG